From the genome of Arvicola amphibius chromosome 9, mArvAmp1.2, whole genome shotgun sequence, one region includes:
- the LOC119822458 gene encoding complement C4, translated as MRLLWGLLWVLSVVALSLQKPRLLLFSPSVVNLGVPLSVGLQLQDAPPGQQVKGSVFLRNQNGRICSPKKDFVLSSGNGFVLLSLEVPLPDVSNCGLFELRRAPHVQLVAQSSWLKNSLYKATDIQGVNLLFSSRRGHIFVQTDQPVYNPGQRVRYRVFALDQKMRPSTDTLTVMVENSNGLRVRKKEVFAPTSIFQDDFVIPDISEPGTWTISARFSDSLQSNSSARFEVKKYILPNFEVKITPQKPYILSVPGYMDEIRLDIQARYIYGKPVQGVAYTRFALMDEDGKRTFLRGLETQTKLVEGQSQVSISKDQLQAALDKVRVGTADLEGLRLYTGAAVIESPGGEMEEAELTSWRFVSSAFSLDLSNTKQHLVPGAHFMLQAVVREMSGSTASDVPVKVSATLSSGSGSRVLDLEQSTNGIGHISLPIPVPPDTTALQLLVSAGSVYPALARLTVKGPPPGSSGFLSIEPQDLRPPRVGDTFILNLRTVGIQGPTFSHYYYMILSRGQIVSMNREPRRTLTSVSVLVDHRLAPSFYFVAYFYHQGLPVANSLLIHVQPGDCEGQLELNVDGAKEYHTGDSVKLQIKTDSQALVALGAVDTALYAVGGKTHKPLDMGKVFEVMNSYNLGCGPGGGDDALEVFQAAGLAFSDGDQLSQVREGLSCPKEKKSRQKRSVGFQKAVSEKLGQYASPEARRCCQDGLTRLPMARTCEQRAARVRQASCREPFLSCCLFAEVLRKNQSRSQGGFARAQEVLQEEDLIDEDDILVRSYFPENWLWRVEPVDRSKLLTQLLPDSLTTWEIHGVSLSKSKGLCVATPTRVRVFREFHLHLRLPTSVRRFEQLELRPVLYNYLDTALTVSVHVSPVEGLCMAGGGGLAQQVSVPAGSARPVAFSVVPTAAASVSLKVVARGSNEDFVGDAVSKILQIEKEGAIHREEMVYELNPLDTRARTLEIPGNSDPNIIPDGDFSSFVRVTASEPLDTLGSEGALSPGGVASLLRLPRGCAEQTMIYLAPTLTASHYLDKTEQWSKLPPETKDHAVDLIQKGHMRIQQFRKKDGSFGAWLHRDSSTWLTAFVLKILSLAQEQVGDAPEKLQETASWLLSQQLGDGSFHDPCPVIHRDMQGGLVGHDENVALTAFVVIALHHGLAVFQDGRAQQLKDRVEASISKANEFLGQKASGGLLGAHAAAITAYALTLTKASEDLRNVAHNSLMAMAEEADGILYWGFVPGSQNDVVLSTPAPRSPSEPVPRAPALWIETTAYGLLHLLLREGKGEMADKAASWLTHQGSFEGGFRSTQDTVVTLDALSAYWIASHTAEERVLNVTLSSLGRNGFKSHALQLNNHQVKGLEEELKFSLGSKITVEVGGNSKGTLKVLRTYNVLNLKNTTCQDLQMEVTVTGYVEYTREAYEDYEDYEDEMPAADDPSAHSQPVTPLQLFEGRRSRRRREAPKVAEEEESRVQYTVCIWRKGKVGLSGMAIADITLLSGFHALRADLEKLTSLSDRYVSHFETDGPHVLLYFDSVPTTRECVGFGALQEVAVGLVQPASAVLYDYYSPDHKCSVFYAAPSKSKLLSTLCSADVCQCAEGKCPKQRRSLERGEQDKDGYRMKFACYYPRVEYGFQVKVLREDGRAAFRLFETQITQVLHLSKDAKASVGQTRNFLVRASCRLRLEPNKEYLIMGLDGVTSDLKGDPQYLLDSSSWIEEMPSERLCRSTRQRAACAQLHDFLREYSTQGCQV; from the exons ATGCGGCTCCTGTGGGGACTGCTCTGGGTGTTGAGCGTCGTTGCCTTGTCTTTGCAGAAGCCCAG GttgctcctcttctccccttctgtgGTTAATTTGGGGGTCCCTCTGTCAGTGGGCTTGCAGCTCCAGGATGCCCCTCCAGGACAGCAAGTAAAAGGATCAGTGTTCCTGAGAAACCAAAATGGTCGCATCTGCTCCCCAAAGAAGGATTTTGTGCTCAGTTCAGGAAATGGTTTTGTGCTTCTCAGCCTCGAG GTCCCACTGCCTGATGTGAGCAACTGTGGCCTCTTTGAGCTACGCAGAGCCCCCCACGTCCAGCTGGTGGCTCAGTCTTCGTGGCTAAAGAACTCCCTGTATAAAGCCACAGACATACAGGGTGTCAACCTACTGTTCTCTTCTCGCCGTGGGCACATCTTCGTGCAGACTGACCAGCCTGTTTATAACCCTGGCCAGCGGG TTCGTTACCGGGTTTTTGCACTGGATCAGAAGATGCGCCCATCCACTGACACCCTCACAGTCATGGTGGAG AACTCTAATGGCCTCCGTGTACGGAAGAAGGAGGTGTTTGCTCCTACGTCCATCTTCCAGGATGACTTCGTGATCCCAGACATCTCAGA GCCGGGGACCTGGACGATCTCAGCGAGGTTCTCAGACAGCCTGCAATCCAATAGCAGTGCCCGCTTTGAGGTGAAGAAATACA TTCTCCCCAACTTTGAAGTGAAGATCACCCCACAGAAGCCATATATCCTGTCAGTGCCCGGCTACATGGATGAAATACGATTAGACATCCAGGCCAG GTATATCTATGGGAAGCCCGTGCAGGGTGTGGCATACACGCGCTTTGCACTCATGGATGAGGATGGAAAGAGGACTTTCCTTCGGGGCCTGGAGACCCAGACTAAG TTGGTGGAAGGCCAGAGTCAAGTTTCCATCTCAAAGGACCAGCTCCAGGCTGCCCTGGATAAAGTCAGAGTTGGGACTGCAGACCTGGAGGGCCTCCGCCTCTACACTGGGGCAGCCGTCATTGAGTCTCCAG ggggggagatggaggaggcagAACTCACATCCTGGCGCTTTGTGTCATCTGCCTTCTCCTTGGACCTCAGCAACACCAAGCAGCACCTTGTGCCTGGAGCCCACTTCATGCTGCAG GCCGTGGTCCGAGAGATGTCAGGCTCCACAGCCTCTGACGTTCCTGTCAAAGTTTCTGCCACGTTgtcctctggctctggctcacggGTCCTCGACTTAGAGCAGAGCACCAACGGGATCGGCCATATCAGCCTTCCCATCCCTGTCCCACCAGACACCACAGCACTGCAGCTCTTG GTGTCTGCAGGCTCCGTCTATCCGGCCCTAGCCAGGCTCACAGTGAAAGGCCCGCCTCCAGGAAGCTCTGGCTTTCTGTCCATTGAGCCCCAAGACCTTCGACCCCCTCGTGTGGGGGACACCTTCATCCTGAACCTGCGAACTGTGGGCATTCAGGGGCCTACCTTCTCTCATTACTACTACATG ATCCTCTCCCGGGGCCAGATCGTGTCTATGAACCGGGAGCCCAGGAGGACCCTGACCTCTGTCTCCGTGCTGGTGGACCATCGCCTGGCCCCTTCCTTCTACTTTGTGGCCTACTTCTACCACCAAGGACTCCCAGTGGCCAACTCCCTGCTCATCCATGTGCAGCCCGGGGACTGTGAGGGCCAG CTGGAACTGAATGTGGATGGTGCCAAGGAGTATCACACTGGGGACAGCGTGAAGCTGCAGATTAAGACAGACTCGCAAGCCCTGGTGGCCCTGGGCGCCGTGGACACGGCTCTGTATGCTGTGGGTGGCAAGACTCACAAACCCCTCGACATGGGCAAG GTCTTTGAAGTAATGAATAGCTACAACCTGGGCTGTGGTCCTGGAGGTGGGGACGATGCCCTTGAGGTGTTCCAGGCTGCTGGTCTGGCCTTTTCTGATGGAGATCAACTAAGTCAAGTCAGGGAGG GCCTGAGCTGTCCCAAGGAGAAGAAAAGCCGGCAGAAGAGAAGCGTGGGCTTCCAGAAGGCTGTCAGTGAGAAGT TGGGCCAGTATGCTTCCCCAGAGGCCAGGCGATGCTGCCAGGACGGGCTGACAAGGTTGCCCATGGCACGCACCTGTGAGCAGCGGGCAGCCCGGGTGCGGCAGGCCAGCTGCCGGGAGCCCTTCTTGTCCTGTTGCCTGTTTGCTGAGGTCCTGCGCAAGAACCAAAGCAGAAGCCAGGGGGGCTTTGCCCGAG CCCAGGAGGTGCTGCAGGAAGAAGATCTGATCGATGAAGATGACATCCTCGTGCGCAGCTACTTCCCGGAGAACTGGCTCTGGAGAGTGGAGCCCGTGGACCGCTCCAAACT GCTGACACAGTTGCTCCCTGACTCTCTGACCACATGGGAGATTCATGGCGTGAGCCTGTCGAAAAGCAAAG GCCTGTGTGTAGCGACACCTACCCGTGTCCGCGTGTTCCGAGAATTCCACCTGCATCTGCGCCTGCCCACCTCTGTCCGCCGCTTTGAGCAGCTCGAGTTGCGGCCCGTTCTCTACAACTATCTGGATACTGCCCTGACT GTGAGTGTCCATGTGTCCCCAGTGGAAGGACTGTGCATGGCTGGTGGtggagggctggctcagcaggtgTCAGTGCCTGCAGGCTCTGCCCGGCCTGTGGCCTTCTCTGTGGTACCCACGGCTGCTGCCTCTGTGTCCCTGAAAGTGGTGGCTCGAGGGTCTAATGAGGATTTTGTGGGAGATGCTGTCTCTAAGATTCTGCAAATCGAA aaggaaggggCCATCCACAGAGAAGAGATGGTCTACGAACTCAACCCCCTGG ATACCCGAGCCCGGACTTTGGAAATTCCCGGCAACTCTGATCCCAACATCATCCCCGATGGGGATTTCAGCAGCTTCGTCAGGGTTACAG CCTCTGAACCCTTGGACACTTTGGGCTCTGAAGGCGCCTTGTCTCCAGGAGGCGTGGCCTCCCTCCTTAGACTTCCCAGGGGCTGTGCAGAACAAACCATGATCTATTTGGCCCCTACTCTGACTGCATCCCACTACCTGGACAAGACAGAACAGTGGAGCAAACTGCCCCCTGAGACCAAGGACCATGCTGTGGATCTCATCCAgaaag GGCACATGCGCATCCAGCAGTTCCGGAAGAAAGATGGCTCCTTTGGGGCTTGGTTGCACAGGGACAGCAGTACCTG gCTCACGGCCTTTGTGCTGAAGATCCTGAGTTTGGCGCAGGAGCAGGTGGGCGATGCCCCTGAGAAGCTGCAGGAGACTGCTTCTTGGCTGTTGTCCCAGCAGCTGGGTGATGGCTCATTCCACGACCCATGTCCAGTGATTCACAGAGACATGCAG GGGGGCTTGGTGGGGCACGATGAGAACGTGGCCCTCACTGCCTTTGTGGTCATTGCCCTTCACCACGGGCTGGCCGTCTTCCAGGACGGGAGAGCCCAGCAGCTGAAGGACCGAGTG gAAGCCTCCATCTCCAAGGCAAATGAGTTCTTGGGGCAGAAGGCAAGTGGTGGGCTCCTGGGCGCCCACGCAGCTGCCATCACAGCCTATGCCCTGACACTGACCAAGGCCTCCGAGGACCTGAGGAATGTTGCCCACAACAGCCTGATGGCCATGGCTGAGGAAGCGGACG gaATCCTCTACTGGGGCTTTGTCCCTGGCTCTCAGAACGATGTTGTGTTGTCCACCCCGGCTCCTCGTAGCCCATCCGAACCTGTGCCCCGTGCCCCAGCCCTGTGGATCGAGACCACAGCCTACGGCCTCTTACATCTGCTGCTGAGGGAGGGCAAGGGAGAGATGGCCGACAAGGCCGCATCCTGGCTCACCCACCAGGGCAGCTTCGAAGGGGGATTCCGCAGTACCCAG GACACAGTGGTCACTCTGGACGCCCTGTCTGCATACTGGATCGCTTCCCACACCGCAGAGGAGAGGGTCCTCAATGTGACTCTCAGTTCCCTGGGCCGCAATGGGTTCAAGTCTCACGCGCTGCAACTGAACAACCACCAAGTCAAGggcctggaggaggagctgaag TTTTCCCTGGGCAGTAAGATCACTGTGGAGGTCGGAGGGAACAGCAAAGGCACCCTGAAG GTCCTCCGTACCTACAATGTCCTGAACCTGAAGAACACGACCTGTCAGGACCTGCAGATGGAAGTGACAGTCACAGGCTATGTGGAATACACCC GAGAAGCCTACGAGGACTATGAAGACTACGAGGATGAGATGCCAGCTGCGGATGACCCGAGTGCCCACTCTCAGCCTGTGACGCCCCTGCAGCTGTTTGAGGGTCGAAGGAGCCGCCGCAGAAGGGAGGCTCCCAaggtggcagaggaggaggagtccAGAGTGCAGTACACCGTGTGCATCTG GCGCAAGGGCAAGGTGGGGTTGTCTGGCATGGCGATCGCAGACATCACCCTCCTGAGTGGATTCCACGCCCTGAGGGCCGACCTGGAGAAG CTGACGTCCCTCTCTGACCGGTACGTGAGTCACTTTGAGACCGATGGGCCCCATGTCCTGCTGTACTTCGATTCG GTCCCGACCACCCGGGAGTGTGTGGGCTTTGGAGCCCTGCAGGAGGTGGCCGTGGGGCTGGTGCAACCTGCCAGCGCTGTCCTGTATGACTACTACAGCCCCG ACCACAAGTGCTCCGTGTTTTATGCTGCACCGAGTAAGAGCAAGCTCCTGTCCACCTTGTGCTCTGCAGATGTGTGCCAGTGTGCAGAGG GGAAGTGCCCTAAACAGCGCCGCTCTCTGGAGCGAGGGGAGCAGGACAAGGATGGCTACAGGATGAAGTTTGCCTGCTATTACCCCCGAGTGGAGTACG GCTTCCAGGTTAAGGTTCTCCGAGAAGATGGCAGAGCTGCCTTCCGCCTCTTTGAGACCCAGATCACCCAAGTCCTGCATTTGA GCAAGGATGCCAAGGCTTCGGTAGGTCAGACCCGCAACTTCCTGGTCCGGGCCTCTTGCCGCCTCCGCCTGGAGCCTAACAAAGAATACTTGATCATGGGTCTGGACGGGGTCACCAGTGACCTCAAGGGAGA cCCTCAGTACTTGCTGGACTCCAGTAGCTGGATCGAGGAGATGCCCTCGGAGCGCCTGTGCCGGAGCACCCGCCAGCGGGCAGCCTGTGCGCAGCTCCACGACTTCTTGCGGGAGTACAGCACCCAGGGGTGCCAGGTGTGA
- the Stk19 gene encoding serine/threonine-protein kinase 19 isoform X1 yields the protein MSRKRQLLASEAFGVKRRRAPGPGRADPLRAGAGSAREAVEELARLFPRGLFEDALPPIALRSQVYSLVPDRTVADLQLKELQERGEIKIIQLGFDLDAHGIVFTEDYKTRVLKACDGRPCAAAVQKFLASVLPACGDLSLQQDQMTQTYGFRDSEITHLVNAGVLTVRDAGSWWLAVPGAGRFIKCFVKGRQTVLSMVRKAKYRELLLSELLGRRPPSAVRLGLAYHVHDLIGAQLVDCVPTSSGTLLRLPDT from the exons ATGAGTCGCAAGAGACAGCTCCTGGCGTCTGAGGCCTTTGGAGTGAAGCGGCGGCGGGCGCCGGGGCCCGGGAGAGCGGATCCTCTGAGGGCGGGCGCAG GGTCCGCGCGCGAGGCGGTGGAGGAGCTGGCGCGGCTGTTCCCCCGGGGGCTGTTCGAGGACGCGCTGCCGCCCATCGCGCTGAGGAGCCAGGTGTACAGCCTGGTGCCGGACAGGACGGTGGCCGACCTGCAGCTG aaggagCTTCAAGAGCGTGGAGAGATCAAGATCATCCAGCTAGGCTTTGACTTGGATGCTCATGGAATTGTCTTCACTGAAGACTACAAGaccaga GTCCTGAAGGCCTGTGATGGCCGACCATGTGCTGCGGCAGTGCAGAAGTTCCTGGCCTCGGTACTCCCAGCCTGTGGGGACCTTAGTTTACAACAGGACCAGATGACACAGACTTATGGCTTCAGGGACTCGGAAATCAC GCACCTGGTGAACGCTGGAGTCCTCACTGTCCGAGATGCTGGGAGCTGGTGGCTGGCTGTGCCTGGAGCTGGGAGGTTCATCAAGTGCTTTGTTAAAG GGCGCCAGACTGTACTCAGCATGGTACGGAAGGCCAAATACCGGGAACTTCTCCTGTCGGAGCTGCTGGGCCGCAGGCCCCCTTCAGCAGTGCGGCTCGGCCTTGCTTATCATGTGCATGACCTAATTGGAGCCCAGCTAGTGGACTG TGTCCCCACCAGTTCTGGAACCCTCCTTCGCCTTCCAGATACGTGA
- the Stk19 gene encoding serine/threonine-protein kinase 19 isoform X2 has product MRRSETCREARQVLDPGNQVQKDQAGLLLVRQKQEKELQERGEIKIIQLGFDLDAHGIVFTEDYKTRVLKACDGRPCAAAVQKFLASVLPACGDLSLQQDQMTQTYGFRDSEITHLVNAGVLTVRDAGSWWLAVPGAGRFIKCFVKGRQTVLSMVRKAKYRELLLSELLGRRPPSAVRLGLAYHVHDLIGAQLVDCVPTSSGTLLRLPDT; this is encoded by the exons ATGAGGCGGAGTGAGACCTGTAGGGAGGCTAGACAGGTGCTGGATCCCGGTAACCAAGTTCAGAAGGATCAAGCCGGGCTGCTCCTCGTCAGACAGAAACAGGAG aaggagCTTCAAGAGCGTGGAGAGATCAAGATCATCCAGCTAGGCTTTGACTTGGATGCTCATGGAATTGTCTTCACTGAAGACTACAAGaccaga GTCCTGAAGGCCTGTGATGGCCGACCATGTGCTGCGGCAGTGCAGAAGTTCCTGGCCTCGGTACTCCCAGCCTGTGGGGACCTTAGTTTACAACAGGACCAGATGACACAGACTTATGGCTTCAGGGACTCGGAAATCAC GCACCTGGTGAACGCTGGAGTCCTCACTGTCCGAGATGCTGGGAGCTGGTGGCTGGCTGTGCCTGGAGCTGGGAGGTTCATCAAGTGCTTTGTTAAAG GGCGCCAGACTGTACTCAGCATGGTACGGAAGGCCAAATACCGGGAACTTCTCCTGTCGGAGCTGCTGGGCCGCAGGCCCCCTTCAGCAGTGCGGCTCGGCCTTGCTTATCATGTGCATGACCTAATTGGAGCCCAGCTAGTGGACTG TGTCCCCACCAGTTCTGGAACCCTCCTTCGCCTTCCAGATACGTGA
- the Dxo gene encoding decapping and exoribonuclease protein gives MEPRGTKRKAEKTEVAEPWNKLPRPLSSLRTEPALYSGPFPFYRRPSELGCFSLDAQRQYHGDARALRYYSPPPINGPGPDFDLRDGYPDRYQPRDEEVKERLDHLLRWLLEHRHQLEGGPGWLAGATVTWRGHLTKLLTTPYERQEGWQLAASRFQGTLYLSEVETPAARAQRLARPPLLRELMYMGYKFEQYMCADKPGGSPDPSGEVNTNVAFCSVLRSRLGSHPLLFSGEVDCMNPQAPSTQPPACYVELKTSKEMHSPGQWRSFYRHKLLKWWAQSFLPGVPHVVAGFRNPEGFVCSLKTFPTMEMFENVRNDRDGWNPSVCMNFCAAFLSFAQSTVVQDDPRLVHLFSWEPGGPVTVSVHRDAPYAFLPTWYVEAMTQDLPSLSKTPSPKD, from the exons ATGGAGCCCAGAGGAACCAAGAGAAAAGCGGAGAAGACAGAGGTGGCGGAGCCGTGGAACAAGCTCCCGCGTCCACTGTCCTCACTGCGCACAGAGCCTGCTCTGTACTCTggccccttccccttctaccgGCGCCCTTCCGAACTGGGCTGCTTCTCCCTGGACGCCCAGCGCCAGTACCATGGAGATGCCCGAGCCCTGCGCTACTACAGCCCGCCCCCCATCAACGGTCCAGGCCCCGACTTTGACCTCAGAGATGGGTACCCTGATAGGTACCAGCCCCGGGATGAGGAAGTCAAAGAGAGGCTAGACCATTTGCTGCGCTGGCTTCTGGAACACCGACACCAGCTGGAGGGGGGTCCGGGCTGGCTGGCAGGGGCCACAGTGACATGGCGAGGACACCTGACAAAATTGCTGACCACGCCGTATGAGCGGCAGGAGGGCTGGCAGCTGGCAGCCTCGCGGTTCCAAGGAACACTGTACCTAAGTGAGGTGGAGACCCCGGCTGCTCGGGCTCAGCGGCTGGCCAGGCCGCCCCTGCTGCGGGAGCTCATGTACATGGGCTACAAATTTGAGcagtacatgtgtgcag ACAAACCTGGAGGCTCCCCAGATCCCTCTGGGGAGGTTAACACCAACGTGGCCTTCTGCTCTGTGCTACGCAGCCGCCTGGGAAGCCACCCTCTGCTCTTCTCCGGGGAGGTAGACTGCATGAACCCCCAGGCCCCATCCACACAGCCCCCCGCCTGCTATGTGGAGCTCAAGACCTCCAAGGAGATGCACAGCCCTGGCCAGTGGAGGAGCTTCTACAG ACACAAGCTTCTGAAGTGGTGGGCTCAGTCATTCCTCCCAGGGGTCCCACATGTTGTCGCCGGCTTCCGGAACCCAGAAGGTTTCGTCTGTTCCTTAAAGACCTTTCCTACCATGgaaatgtttgaaaatgtcagG AACGACCGGGATGGCTGGAACCCCTCTGTGTGCATGAACTTCTGTGCCGCCTTCCTTAGTTTTGCCCAGAGCACAGTTGTccaggatgaccccag GCTTGTTCACCTCTTCTCCTGGGAACCTGGTGGCCCAGTCACTGTGTCTGTCCATCGGGATGCACCCTATGCCTTCCTGCCCACATGGTACGTGGAAGCCATGACTCAAGACCTCCCGTCACTTTCAAAGACTCCCTCCCCCAAGGACTGA